CATGGAGGGTCCGCACAACGTGCTGGGCAAGGCCCCGATGGTGATCATGGACTCGGCGACGGTCGGCGTGCCGAAGGGCAATCCGGATTACTACTACGAAGAGGTGCAGTGGGCCGTCCACTACACCAGCGGTGGGCAGTACGTGCACTCCGCTCCGTGGTCGGTGGGGTCGCAGGGCCGGGCGAACGTCTCGCACGGATGCGTGAACGCGTCCCCGGCGGACGCGCAGTGGTTCTACAACTTCAGTCAGTTCGGCGACATCATCGACATCAGCAACACCGGGCGTCCGGCGGACACCTCGCAGCTCGGCAACGAGTGGTCCGTCCCGTGGGACACCTGGAAGGCGGGCAGCGCGCTGCCCGTTGACCAGCCCGCGACCAGCGGTTCGCTGGCGGGCGCCGCGCCTGGCGCGGCGCTGCCCGCCGGTCGTACCTGACCGGCGACCGGTCCCGCACCGAGGGCGGGTGGCCACGGAGAAGTCTCTCCGTGGCCACCCGCCCTCGTCGTTCGAGATCAGCCGTCCGTGATTGGCTGGACGCCGCAAGCTGGACGGGGTGACGATGGCGGACGGACCGGAAGTCGAGGCGTGGTGGATCGGACGAACCGGGACAGTCGTGCGGAACGGAAATCTCCGGGCGATGGCGGGGCAGCGCACGGCGACGGGGCGGATCAGATGAACCGGGGGGGCCTGGTGGGTCGGGAACGCCACGCGGCGACGTCGGAGGACGCGGCGACGTCGGAGGACACGGCGACGCCGGCGGGCGCACCGGTCCCGGCGGGCGCGGCGGCCTCCGCGGACGTACCGGCGTCGGGCGCGGCGGTGCCACGGCGGACAGGGCGGTTCCGCAACCCGGCGACCGGCCTGCCCAGCCTGTGGGTCGAAGCCGTCGTCCTGGTGGGCCTCTACTACGTCTACACGGCCACCCGTGGCGTGGCGGGCTCGTCGGCGGCCGCCGCGACCGACATGGGCTGGGACATCCTGCGCCTGCAACAGCACCTGCACATCGACATCGAGCTCAGCCTCAACCGGTGGCTGCAGAGCGTCCCGGCGCTGGCGGTGGCCTGCTGCTACTACTACGCGACCCTGCACTTCATCGTCACGCCGGCGCTGCTGCTCTGGATGTACCGCCGTCACCCCGGCCGCTACATCAGGGCCCGGTGGGCCCTGGTCTTCACCACCCTGATCTCGCTGTGCGGCTTCTTCCTGTTCCCCACCGCCCCGCCTCGGCTCCTGCCCGGAACCTCCTACGTCGACACGATGTCGCACTTCGAGGGATGGGGCTGGTGGAGCGGCGGCGCCAGCGCCGCTCCGGACGGCCTCGAGGGGCTGGCCAACCAGTACGCGGCCATGCCCTCGCTGCACTGCGCGTGGGCGCTGTGGTGCGGCTTCATGCTGGCCCGTTTCGCCCGCACACCTCTCGTCAGGGTGCTCGGCTGCCTCTACCCCGCCGCGACGGTGTTCGTCGTGATGGCGACGTCGAACCACTACATCCTGGACGCGGTCGCCGGCTGGGCGGTGCTCGGCGTGAGCACACTGCTCTCGCTGGCCATCACCGCCCGGAGCCGACGCCGAGCGGCATCAGTTCTTCCGGCACCGGCACCGGCATCGGGTTCAACCCCAGTCCCGGCTCCGGCTCCGCCTTCGACCCCGACCCCGGCTCCGCCTTCGACCCCGACCCCGGCTCCGCCTTCGACCTCGGCTCCGGCCCCCACCTCGGTTCCGGTTCGTGCCCCGGTTCCCTCGGCGGTCGAGGTGGCCGCCGAGCCCGCGGCCACGGCGCCGGCCGAACGCCGGGCCCCGGTCGGCGATGGTCAGGCCACAGCCGGCTGATCGCTGGTTGGGGGCCAGGCTCCTCGCCCTTTGATTTCTTCCTCGCCGTCTCGGGGTCGATTTCGGCGGATTCTTGCCTGAAAGGGCGAGAAGGAAAGCAAAGGGCGAGCGGTCTGTCTGCCTCGACAGAGGTTTTGTCCGGTAAATAGTGGTCTGGGACTGGCTGTGGCGATCGAAGATCGCGGCGGTCGGGGGCTGAAGATCGCGGCGGCCCCCCGTGGCGGGCTCGTCGCGTGCTGGCGCGAAGATCGCCATGGCTGGTGGTCGGGTGGCTCGCCGGTACTGCGCCGGCCGGCCCGGTGGTTCGGCCCCTCGGTGGCCCGGTCGCTCGGTGGCCCGGTCGCTCGATGGCCCGTGGCCTGTGGCCCGGTCCTTCGGTCGCCTGCCCCTTCGGTGACCGGTGGCCCGGCGGCCTGCGGTGGGTGGCGTTCCGTGGCCGTCCGATCGATAGTTTTTCTGTCGCCTTCCCCCGGTGCGTCCCCGGTGTCGGTGATGTGCGAAAGTTGCTCTGCGCTGCGATGATCCGTGCCGTTTGGGCGGATTGCCGGGCGTCCGGTCGGGTCGGTGTCGCGCCCCGGTGGGCTCCTCGTGATCCCGCCCACGGGGCAACAGATCGTCCCGTCCCGCGGTCCAGTCCCACAGTCCCGTCCGACAGGCCTGTCCCATCGTCCCGTCCGACATCGAGCACGGAGCATCCATGTCCTCGCCCGCGGTGGCGTTCCCGCGGCGCCCCCGTCTGGTGGCGTTCGCCGTCTCGTTGATCATCGCCTGGCTGCTGCTCGGGCTGGTGGCACTCTGGCTGCGGCGTGGGCCGATCGAGGACGACCTGGCCGGCCGGGCGGCGGACGCCGTGCGTGTCGCGGGCGCCACCCAGGTGCGGGTCAGCGCCGAGGGCCGGGAGATCGTGCTGCACGGCCGCTTCGACAGCGCCGAGGACGCGCGTCGGGCGCGGGCGGCGGCGGCTGTCTCGGGCAGCGGCTCCGTCCGGCTGGCGGCGGACGCCGTCATCGCCTCGGAGCCGGCGCGGCCCCTCGTCGTCGGGGTGGAGCGCGGCGGGCGGGAGGCCTCAGGCGTGGTCCTGAGCGCGACGGTGCCGGACAGCGCGACCCGGGCCGCCCTGCTGGGCGCGGCGGCGGACGCCGCCGGCGGCGTCGTCTCCGCGACGGTCGCGGTCGACCCTCGGGTCGCGACGCCGGCCGTGGAGGCGTTCGGTGACGTGACGAAGGCGTTGGGCACCGGGTCGGGTGTCCGCTCGGTGACGATCGACGGCTCGTCGGTCGTGCTGGTGGGCAGCGCCCCCGACGACGCGGCGCGGGCATCGATCGGGGCGGCGGTCCTGGCCGCGGCCCGGGAGTCGATCCCCGGAGCGTCCCTGGAGAACCGGCTCGCCGTCGGCTCGGGTACCACCGTGGCCCTCGACCCGGCGACGGGCGAGATCGTCCGGCCGGCCGCACCGGCCGCACCGGCCGCACCGGCCTCAAGCGCCGCCCCGGCCCCGGCGACCGCTCCGGCGCCGGCCGCCGCTTCGGCGCCGGCCGCCGTGCCGGCACCTGCCCCGGCGCCTGGCACGACCGGCGGAGCCGGGCAGGGCCCCGCCGGTACCGCGGACGGCACCCGGGCGGCGCTGCGGGCGGCGCTCGACGGGACCGTCCTCACCTTCCCGGTGGGCGACACGGCACTCGGCTCCTCGACGCGCGCCGGCCTGGAAAAGGTGGCCCGTGCGCTGCTGCCCGGCGACCTGACGGTGATCGTCGGCGGGCACACCGACAGCACCGGTCCGCGGGCCCTCAACCAGGCGCTCTCGATCGACCGGGCCCGCGTCGCGCGCGAGTACCTGGTGCTGCGGGGTGTCCCCGCGGAGCGGATCCGCGCGGCCGGCTTCGGCCCGGATCAGCCGATCGCCGACAACGCGACCACGTCCGGCCGCGCGGCCAACCGGCGGGTCGACGTGACCCCGGTCGCCGACTGAGCCTCCCGAGCACCGCCTCCCGAACACCGCGTTCCGGCTACCGCCGCACGCGGGAGGTCCGCCGTCCGCGGGAGGTCCGCCGTCCATCGGAGGTCCACCGGACGTCCGGCTGACCTCCGGCGATGACGGAAAGTGGACGTGTCGCCGCAC
This genomic stretch from Parafrankia discariae harbors:
- a CDS encoding phosphatase PAP2 family protein, with translation MNRGGLVGRERHAATSEDAATSEDTATPAGAPVPAGAAASADVPASGAAVPRRTGRFRNPATGLPSLWVEAVVLVGLYYVYTATRGVAGSSAAAATDMGWDILRLQQHLHIDIELSLNRWLQSVPALAVACCYYYATLHFIVTPALLLWMYRRHPGRYIRARWALVFTTLISLCGFFLFPTAPPRLLPGTSYVDTMSHFEGWGWWSGGASAAPDGLEGLANQYAAMPSLHCAWALWCGFMLARFARTPLVRVLGCLYPAATVFVVMATSNHYILDAVAGWAVLGVSTLLSLAITARSRRRAASVLPAPAPASGSTPVPAPAPPSTPTPAPPSTPTPAPPSTSAPAPTSVPVRAPVPSAVEVAAEPAATAPAERRAPVGDGQATAG
- a CDS encoding OmpA family protein, whose amino-acid sequence is MSSPAVAFPRRPRLVAFAVSLIIAWLLLGLVALWLRRGPIEDDLAGRAADAVRVAGATQVRVSAEGREIVLHGRFDSAEDARRARAAAAVSGSGSVRLAADAVIASEPARPLVVGVERGGREASGVVLSATVPDSATRAALLGAAADAAGGVVSATVAVDPRVATPAVEAFGDVTKALGTGSGVRSVTIDGSSVVLVGSAPDDAARASIGAAVLAAARESIPGASLENRLAVGSGTTVALDPATGEIVRPAAPAAPAAPASSAAPAPATAPAPAAASAPAAVPAPAPAPGTTGGAGQGPAGTADGTRAALRAALDGTVLTFPVGDTALGSSTRAGLEKVARALLPGDLTVIVGGHTDSTGPRALNQALSIDRARVAREYLVLRGVPAERIRAAGFGPDQPIADNATTSGRAANRRVDVTPVAD